In Trifolium pratense cultivar HEN17-A07 linkage group LG7, ARS_RC_1.1, whole genome shotgun sequence, a genomic segment contains:
- the LOC123899897 gene encoding uncharacterized protein LOC123899897 isoform X3, with amino-acid sequence MSTANKLVTRRELLERWRGIEEEEEEGNADDDDVVDPSIHRRLQLHKEQWFADAYNFLICLPSENHIWCGMWELMGPLLETFYNYYKDDRKDSPLRRLWKRISDEMKHCLQCISQHHQAQDTYNTEYESSSIGPLLDILQKLDHERVTSHLSDINARITGQKYDSARDNAEVVIVLYEVLMFPILLDYQPLFTEFELFVEAIDNKHELALSGHQQFPGVYALLFCKRSVRSVGYRLAGSMGRVRRAADLEPLQPLLKKFIGCLEADALPLVMETSAPRTPLDRMSIWIGIKSLLGFLDPPAFEEGILENYPFFLDIVLNHISGDSLEFSHAVTCLRILFEMLGCKLWLSSTLSPSVMRNTLLGQCFHIRNEKIHKDIFGLFQPFLQSLEALHDGEHEKQRRHFLYFLLHQVPVSSNFSILTRKLACQIALLIVHRGYKMNPPCPPFECAHMWGPSLVSSLKDSSLHSSLRQPAFDLIQTIIVSDATALIYSVLNCCTTSSIDSSMSCDILKLDDENDDIWLPSIPNGDEQDCRSSWSEFIMQSEIASQECREWMCIPMLWVDVLVDTSPSILPLSFSKAVFWARSRFPMLELESSAEMMLPVRSCHSSFAAEISSAFGWKVPTGSDDGGDGNKSKNSVEVLTMSFPLIRTFNRFTTHFLVQMRQGELRSQWIWEPVMSQSLILSLLDPNDDIRQFGKSMLEQVSETRGLSCGLKFLCSYRPSLCATILGLKHAMKLVQLDSVLLKFHTLHHFWFLLCKLLKDEGVLGPELPGSTHIDSRVPKFSSQGGFLKQPAFDSLPVDIDKHVINVELQIKEKFSCLLSEMAWPVFCRCLVKGKEFIDYNFCQMTCVRLLEILPVLVDKLCLFGGKEHRNFTMLVKNKMGFKWLHNLMEWGKSSLKVVIVYWKRALSYLLNLFKGSCDKTSASTIMTIENLITSNGYASEELTEQVSRLSMSLSSEDSHDFQEGNVKLKSLVSKSLPFEKNFLSSDIHSSSMEDKGFQILDSEVMTGKNDTETIVILSDDEVEPKVFSNSILSVSETGQNISDGNLMPHTAGNSLPASDRAIQNVSYMKTSKETEETFQKKDTTDVFSLSSQKRVSGNLQNKLAVTPYIDSKGPESCKREVTSKTKDRVNLIKSSVEAVGTKNLNKTCSNIASKISETVSSTGNKISSDFRDSEDDPLETALKSVGRTQLYVPKPTSILKRQVIQLKNTLESRSACLHKVEDPTRRFKPPSLDDWYKPILEIDYFAIVGLASARKDESRAVNKLKEVPVCFQSAEQYVEIFRPLVLEEFKAQLQNSFHEMSSWEEMFYGSLSVMSVERIDDFHIVRFVHDDGDTSTCRSFSENDIVLLTKDPPQKSNHDVHMVGKVERREKDYKRSISIVFIRFYFQNGSSRLNQARRNLTERSKWHGCRIMSITPQIREFHALSSVKHIPLLPLILNPVKDSFCHDECKEADLSKLCQSLQQTLRSSFNVTQLQAISVAIGRVKPKKTVELSLIQGPPGTGKTRTIVAIVSALLASPHKTNGLKNPLNETMTQNSFSTYSRPKINQSAAIARAWQDAAMARQLNDDVQSSSKFSENCARQRILICAQSNAAVDELVSRISCHGLYGSNGKMYKPYLVRVGNVKTVHPNSLPFFIDTIVDQRVAEEMHSKDGKNDLRVDSSAMLRSNLEKLVDSIRFYETKRANLRDGDSDVKSGMGDKTEMSDAEIEMKLGKLYEQKRQIYKDLRNVQAQEKKANEETKTLRNKLRKSILMEAQIVVTTLSGCGGDLYGVCSERMLCSKFRGPSEHTLFDAVVIDEAAQALEPATLIPLQLLKSSGTQCIMVGDPKQLPATVLSTVASKFRFECSMFERLQRAGHPVIMLTEQNASRDMHVSFVAFL; translated from the exons ATGTCAACGGCGAACAAACTTGTTACTAGACGGGAACTACTGGAACGTTGGAGAGGCAtcgaggaagaagaagaagaagggaaCGCCGACGATGATGACGTTGTTGATCCCTCCATACACCGTCGCCTCCAGCTCCACAAAGAGCAATG GTTTGCAGATGCATATAATTTTCTAATCTGCTTGCCTAGTGAAAATCATATTTGGTGTGGTATGTGGGAATTAATGGGGCCTCTTTTAGAGACTTTTTACAATTACTACAAAGACGACCGCAAAGATTCACCTCTTAGGCGGCTATGGAAGAGAATCTCTGATGAAATGAAGCACTGCCTGCAGTGCATTTCTCAGCATCATCAAGCCCAAGACACATATAATACGGAGTATGAGTCTAGCTCTATCGGTCCTCTTCTTGATATCTTGCAAAAGCTTGATCATGAGAGGGTGACATCACACCTGAGTGATATCAATGCAAGAATAACAGGGCAAAAATATGATTCTGCTCGTGATAATGCCGAAGTTGTTATTGTCTTGTATGAG GTATTGATGTTCCCAATTCTCTTAGATTATCAGCCTCTATTCACTGAGTTTGAGTTGTTTGTTGAAGCTATTGATAATAAGCACGAACTGGCTTTGTCTGGACATCAACAATTTCCg GGAGTGTATGCATTACTTTTTTGCAAGAGAAGCGTTCGTTCTGTTGGATACCGTCTAGCAGGATCAATGGGAAGAGTAAG GAGAGCAGCAGACTTGGAACCTCTGCAACCACTGCTTAAGAAGTTCATTGGCTGTTTAGAGGCAGATGCTTTACCATTGGTTATGGAGACTTCGGCACCAAGAACTCCACTGGATCGCATGTCCATATGGATTGGTATCAAATCACT ACTTGGCTTCTTGGATCCTCCAGCTTTTGAAGAAGGGATATTAGAAAATTATCCCTTTTTTCTTGATATTGTACTCAATCATATTAGTGGCGATTCACTTGAATTTTCACATGCTGTTACTTGCTTGAGAATACTTTTTGAAATGCTCG GCTGTAAGCTTTGGTTAAGTTCTACACTGTCTCCAAGTGTAATGCGCAACACTCTACTTGGTCAATGCTTCCATATTCGCAATGAGAAAATCCACAAAGATATTTTTGGTCTATTCCAACCCTTTCTACAG TCTCTTGAAGCTTTGCATGATGGGGAGCATGAAAAGCAACGTAggcattttctctattttctccTCCATCAAGTGCCAGTGAGCAGTAACTTCAGCATTCTAACAAGGAAATTGGCATGCCAG ATAGCACTTCTTATTGTACACCGAGGTTACAAGATGAACCCGCCGTGCCCTCCTTTTGAGTGTGCACATATGTG GGGACCTTCACTCGTTTCATCTCTGAAAGACTCCTCGCTTCACAGTTCTTTGAGGCAACCTGCTTTTGACCTTATACAGACAATCATAGTATCAGATGCTACTGCTTTAATATATTCAGTACTGAATTGCTGCACAACTAGTAGCATTGATAGCAGCATGTCATGTGATATCCTTAAGTTGGATGATGAAAATGATGATATTTGGTTGCCTTCTATTCCAAATGGTGATGAGCAGGATTGTAGAAGTTCTTGGAGTGAATTCATTATGCAGAGTGAAATAGCCTCTCAAGAGTGCCGAGAGTGGATGTGCATTCCAATGTTATGGGTTGATGTTTTAGTTGATACCAGTCCCTCAATTCTTCCACTTTCATTTTCCAAAGCCGTTTTTTGGGCACGATCCCGTTTTCCGATGTTAGAACTTGAGAGCAGTGCTGAAATGATGCTTCCAGTCAGATCCTGTCATTCATCTTTTGCTGCAGAAATATCATCTGCATTTGGGTGGAAAGTTCCAACTGGATCTGATGATGGTGGAGATGGAAACAAATCAAAGAACTCAGTTGAAGTGTTGACCATGTCTTTTCCTTTAATAAGAACATTTAACAG GTTCACTACACATTTTCTAGTTCAGATGAGACAAGGAGAACTTCGAAGTCAATGGATTTGGGAACCAGTGATGAGTCAAAGCTTGATCCTTTCGCTATTGGATCCAAATGAT GATATTAGACAGTTtggaaagtctatgttggagcAAGTTTCTGAAACTCGTGGTCTTTCTTGTGGATTGAAGTTTCTTTGTTCTTACAGACCCTCATTGTGTGCAACTATTTTGGGCCTTAAACATGCTATGAAACTG GTTCAACTGGATTCTGTTTTGTTGAAGTTTCATACTTTACATCATTTTTGGTTTCTTTTATGCAAATTACTCAAAGATGAGGGAGTACTTGGCCCAGAGTTGCCCGGAAGTACACACATTGACTCAAGGGTGCCAAAGTTTTCTTCACAAGGCGGGTTTTTGAAGCAGCCAGCTTTTGATTCTCTGCCTGTGGATATTGATAAACATGTTATCAACGTTGAATTACaaataaaggaaaaatttaGTTGCTTACTATCTGAAATGGCATGGCCTGTTTTCTGTAGGTGCCTGGTAAAAGGCAAGGAATTTATTGATTATAATTTCTGCCAG ATGACTTGTGTTCGGTTACTCGAGATTCTTCCTGTTCTTGTTGATAAACTCTGCCTATTTGGTGGAAAAGAGCATAGAAATTTCACAATGctggtaaaaaataaaatgggtttCAAATGGCTTCACAATCTCATGGAATGGGGAAAGTCGTCACTAAAAGTTGTAATTGTTTATTGGAAGAGAGCACTCAGTTATTTACTGAATCTGTTCAAAGGTTCTTGCGATAAAACTtcagcatcaacaatcatgacCATTGAAAATCTTATTACGAGCA ATGGTTATGCCTCGGAAGAATTGACAGAACAGGTCTCTCGCTTGTCCATGTCTCTATCTAGCGAAGACTCTCATGATTTTCAGGAGGGAAATGTGAAGCTCAAATCTTTAGTATCTAAAAGTTTGCCTTTTGAAAAGAACTTTTTAAGTTCTGATATTCATTCTTCATCCATGGAGGATAAAGGTTTTCAAATTTTGGACTCTGAAGTGATGACTGGCAAAAATGATACTGAAACTATAGTTATTCTTTCAGATGATGAAGTTGAACCAAAAGTGTTTTCCAATTCCATTCTATCAGTTAGCGAGACAGGTCAGAACATATCTGATGGAAACCTAATGCCTCATACTGCTGGTAATAGTTTACCAGCTTCTGACCGTGCAATCCAGAATGTTTCGTACATGAAAACTTCTAAGGAAACAGAAGAGACCTTCCAGAAAAAAGATACTACTGATGTTTTCAGTCTTTCTTCTCAGAAGCGAGTCTCTGGTAATTTACAGAATAAGCTTGCAGTTACTCCATATATTGATTCAAAGGGCCCAGAGAGTTGTAAGAGGGAAGTAACCTCAAAAACCAAGGACAGGGTCAATTTGATAAAATCTTCTGTTGAAGCTGTCGGTactaaaaatttgaataaaactTGCAGTAATATAGCTTCCAAAATTAGCGAAACTGTGTCAAGTACTGGTAACAAAATTTCAAGTGATTTTCGGGATTCTGAAGATGATCCGCTAGAGACTGCATTGAAATCTGTGGGACGTACACAGTTGTATGTACCGAAGCCTACTTCAATTTTGAAAAGACAAGTTATTCAACTAAAAAATACTCTTGAAAGCAGATCCGCTTGTCTTCATAAGGTAGAGGACCCAACGAGAAGATTCAAGCCACCAAGTTTGGATGATTGGTATAAACCTATACTTGAAATAGATTATTTTGCAATAGTTGGTTTGGCATCTGCAAGAAAAGATGAAAGCCGAGCTGTTAACAAATTAAAGGAAGTTCCGGTATGTTTTCAATCAGCTGAACAGTATGTCGAGATATTTCGGCCATTAGTTCTGGAGGAGTTTAAAGCAcaacttcaaaattcttttcatgAAATGTCTTCGTGGGAAGAGATGTTTTATGGAAGCCTTTCTGTGATGTCAGTTGAGAGAATTGACGATTTTCATATTGTTCGTTTTGTCCATGACGATGGTGATACTTCAACATGTAGGAGCTTTTCAGAAAATGACATTGTTTTGCTAACGAAAGATCCTCCCCAAAAATCTAATCACGATGTTCATATGGTTGGAAAG GTTGAAAGGCGTGAGAAAGACTATAAAAGAAGTATTAGTATCGTTTTCATCCGGTTCTACTTTCAAAATGGTTCTTCACGTTTAAATCAAGCTAGAAGAAATCTCACTGAACGAAGTAAATGGCATGGATGCCGAATAATGAGCATTACCCCACAAATTCGAGAATTTCATGCTTTGTCATCTGTTAAACACATTCCCTTACTTCCGCTCATTTTAAATCCCGTCAAGGATTCCTTTTGTCATGATGAATGTAAAGAAGCAGATCTCAGCAAGCTGTGCCAGTCATTGCAGCAAACTTTGAGGTCATCATTTAATGTCACTCAGCTCCAAGCAATAAGTGTTGCTATTGGAAGGGTTAAGCCAAAGAAAACTGTTGAATTATCTCTTATTCAGGGTCCTCCAG GAACCGGGAAGACGCGTACTATTGTTGCAATTGTCAGTGCCCTTCTTGCTTCTCCACATAAGACGAATGGTTTAAAAAATCCTTTAAATGAAACCATGAcccaaaattctttttctaCATATTCAAGACCGAAGATTAACCAGAGTGCTGCCATTGCGAGGGCATGGCAGGATGCAGCCATGGCTAGACAATTAAATGATGATGTCCAGAGTTCTTCAAAATTTTCCGAAAACTGTGCGAGACAAAGGATTCTTATCTGTGCTCAATCTAATGCTGCAGTAGATGAATTGGTATCAAGAATTTCTTGCCACGGTCTTTATGGAAGTAACGGGAAAATGTACAAGCCTTATCTTGTGAGGGTTGGAAATGTTAAAACAGTCCATCCAAATTCACTGCCATTCTTTATTGATACAATTGTTGATCAACGTGTAGCAGAAGAGATGCATTCAAAAGATGGGAAGAATGATTTGAGGGTAGATTCATCAGCAATGTTGCGGTCTAATTTGGAGAAACTGGTTGATTCTATCAGGTTCTATGAAACCAAGCGTGCTAACTTAAGGGATGGGGATTCTGATGTTAAAAGTGGTATGGGGGATAAGACAGAAATGTCTGATGCTGAAATTGAAATGAAGTTGGGCAAACTGTATGAACAAAAAAGGCAAATATATAAAGATCTTCGTAATGTTCAAGCTCAGGAAAAGAAAGCCAATGAAGAAACCAAGACTCTTAGGAATAAGCTGCGGAAGTCTATATTAATGGAAGCTCAAATAGTGGTAACTACATTGAGTGGATGCGGTGGGGATCTTTATGGAGTTTGCTCTGAGAGAATGTTATGCTCCAAGTTTCGGGGTCCTTCTGAACATACCCTCTTTGATGCTGTTGTAATTGATGAAGCTGCCCAA GCTCTTGAGCCAGCTACTCTAATTCCTCTTCAGCTTTTAAAATCAAGTGGAACCCAATGCATTATG GTTggtgacccaaagcaacttccTGCAACTGTCCTATCAACTGTTGCAAGTAAATTTCGTTTTGAGTGCAGCATGTTTGAACGTTTACAAAGGGCTGGGCATCCTGTTATTATGCTTACTGAGCAG